The following is a genomic window from Bacillus sp. V2I10.
TATTGTTTATGCACTTAAGACTGCGATTCACACAGAAGATGCTATAAATGTAGATCCGCTCCCAAATGCGGAGAATCCGGATCTAGAAGATGAAAAATAGCCCTGCGCCTAGTGCGCGGGCTATTTTTTTATTTATTTTAAAAGATTCAGCGTTTCACGTGTAAAAGCAGGCAGATCATCAGGCGTGCGGCTTGTCACAAGCTGATTTCCGCATACGACAACCTCTTTATCATGGAAATTTGCACCGGCATTCTTTAAATCGACGGCAATTGATTTATACCCTGTCACATCTCTCCCCTTAAGCGTTTCTGCTGTAATGAGCAGCTGAGGACCATGACATATAGCAAAGACCGGTTTGTTATCATCCATGAATTTTTTCGTGAATGTGACAAACTTATCATCAGCGCGCAGGAT
Proteins encoded in this region:
- a CDS encoding type 1 glutamine amidotransferase domain-containing protein, with product MSKKIAVVVTDHFEDSEYSEPANAYQEAGHQLTVIESEKGKTVKGKQGQETIKVDASIDEVNADDFDALFIPGGFSPDILRADDKFVTFTKKFMDDNKPVFAICHGPQLLITAETLKGRDVTGYKSIAVDLKNAGANFHDKEVVVCGNQLVTSRTPDDLPAFTRETLNLLK